The following is a genomic window from uncultured Hyphomonas sp..
CATCGCAGTCGTCAGCGCGTTCGAGGCAGTTCAGGCTGCCATCATCATTGACCCCTTCGTCCATGTTTTTGGTCGCGCCGCCCCACCCGTGGAGAAACCAGTCATTGGCGACGCCGCCCGGAAAGAAGAGGTTGAGGAAAACATCGAAGTCCACCTCGCGAATGATTGCCCCTTTCAAGGCCGGCGCAGGCCGGCTGGTGGCGACATCGGCGGTGTCGGCCATGTAGGAGGTGCCTTGCGCGAAGACGGCGCCGTTCGACCAGGGCTGCGCCGCCAGGTGCGCGATGATCTCATCCATGTCCACCACCTCTTCCGGGCCGACATCGACACGGCGCGGACCGAAGGAGGAGGTCGATCCGCGCGTGTCGATGCTCGCGATGACATAGCCTTCATCGCGGAACCGCTCATATCCGGGTATCATGCCAGCCCGCCCGTAGCGGGTCTGGACCAGTATGGCCGGCGCAGCTTCCGCCGGGACCTTGCCCTGCGGATAGTAGAGATTGATCGCGATCATCACGCCATCGCGCATGGAGACGTAGTAGGCCTTGTCAGCCCGGGCGGGCGTCTGTTCTGCCCCGGCCACCGTTTCGCTTTCGGCCTGTGACGAGTCGCCCGGGGCAACAGGGGTGTTGCAGGCTGACAGCATGGATAATGCGATCAGGCTGGCACCGGCGAGCGAAGTTTTGACGCGATCAGAACAGAACAGCATGATGGCCCCCTTAGTAGTGCACGACGAGCCGGACACCATAGGTCTGCGGGTCGCCGAGGATAACGAATTTCTGCCCGATGACATCCGTGCCAGACAGGTCGAACAAACGTTGTTTGACGTCCTCGTCGCCCAGGTTCTCACCCCAGACGCTCAGTCTCCATGACCCGTCACTGGCGGTGATCCCTGCATCGAGATTGAACAGCGCATAGCTGTCGACACGGCCATCTGCCTGATTGTCCTGCGTCAGATAGCTCTCGCCCCGCGCCAGGACCGAGCCGCCAACAAACCAGTCCAGTGATTGCGTCAATGGAGCTTCATAGTCTGCATTCAGATTGAACGTATAGTCCGGCGCATAGGGTATCTTGTTGAGCGGCGTGCCGTCCGGCAGGATGCCCTCATCGAACTCTGCTTCCTGCAGGGCGGCGTTCAAGCCCACGGTCAGGTGGTCTGTCACGCGTGAGAGGAGCTCCAGCTCAACACCTGTCGAATGCGCCGCGCCGGCGTTGCTAATCTGGGGGTCGTAGAGCGGCGTGTTCGGGTTGTCGGTGGTGATCTGGATGTCAGTCCAGTCCATGTAGAAGACGGCAAGGCTGGCCTGCATCTGGCCATCGAACAACTCGCCTTTCAGGCCGGCTTCATAGTTCCAGAGCGTTTCAGGGTCGAATGAGATCCCGTCTGCATCGCCGAGCGCATCATTGTAGCCGCCGCTTTTGAAGCCGCTGGAGACGGTGACATAACCAATCGTGTCAGGTGTGAAGCGGTAGCGGACATTGGCGGTGGGCGTGATTTCGCCCCAGCTGTCCGATCCGGTCACTGCAAAGTCACCGCCGAGCAGGTCGAATGCATCCGATTGCGTATAGTTGATCTTCTTTTCCTCGTCCGTGTAGCGAGCGCCCAGAGTCAGGTCGAGCTTTTCGGACACGTTCCAGGTCATGGAGGCGAAGGCGGCGATGGAACGGGTGTCCATGTGGGCGTCAGAGCCCGAGCGGCCGCCAGCTGCTTCCGGCGCGCCAAGAAGGCCTGCCAGGTCCGAACCGATCTCGATGAAGCTGAGATTGGACGCTTCCTGATCGTAATAGTAGGTGCCCAGAATCCAGTCGAGGTCGCCGGAGCTCCAGTTCAGGCGGAATTCGTTGGAGAAACGCTGTGCGGTCTCCGGGTCGCCGTCATAAAGCCAGCTGAGCGCAGAACGGTCCGTGTCGGTGCGGTTGAAATAATCATGTTCCCGATAGGACGTGATATTGGTGATATCGACACCGCCAAGTGTTGTGGTGAAGGTCGAAGAGGCGCCCCAGATTTCGGCGGTTTCCACTGGCGGCTGGTCTGCATAGACCTTGCGGTCGAACGGGTCGGCATTGCGTTCAATCGAGAACGCGTCGAGGACCGAAACGAATGTCGTTCCTTCGAGGTAATTCAGTGTTTCAAAGACCAGGGGTTCCTGATCGATTTCCTTGTAGTCGGCGGTCAGAAGCCAGTCGGTGTCCGGGCCGAGATTGAAGAGGAGCTGGCCGCGTGCGGACCAGGCGCTCTCTGTGTTGACTTCCTGACCGAGGACGACGTTGTCGGACAGACCGCCGCGCTCCGTGGTCTGTACGGCGAGGCGGCCGGCAACCGTATCCTTCACAATCGGACCACTGATGACGGCGCCGATACGGTAGTAGTCGTAATTGCCGGCTTCTGCTTCCAGCCGGGCCTCGAAGTCCTGGGTCGGGCGGGCGGTCGTGTAGCTGACGGCACCACCGATTGCGTTGCGTCCGAACAGCGTGCCTTGCGGGCCGCGCAGGACTTCAACGCGCTCTAGGTCAAACAGGTCGACGGCTGCACCGACACCCTGGCCGAGAAAGACTTCGTCGAGATAGTAGGCGACCGCCGGATCCGCGCCGGCCGAGCCGGCCCCGCCGATCACGCCGCGAAGCGAAGTAGGGGAGAGTTTGGTATCGCCGAAATTGCCGTAGGTCATGCCGGGGGTACGCAAGGCAAGGGCATCGGGATCTCCGATCCCGTCATTGATCAGCGAGTCGGAGGTGAATGCGGTCACCGAAAGGGGTGCTTCCAGCGAGGTTTCCTGCTGCTTCCGTGCCGTGATGACCACCTTTTGGAGGCTTCGGGTCTGCTCAACCGGTTCGGCGGAATCGGTCCCGATTTCCTGAGCGATCGCGAGTTGCCCGGCGGCCAGCATGGCGATGGTGCTTGTCCAGATCAGTTTCTTCATTTTGCATACTCCCCAATTGCCATCTATAAAAATGAATATGGCCTCATATTTGTATTTAGATTAGGAAAATTCGCACAAGTCAACACCTCATCCCGGGGAATTGAGGTGCATTTCGGAACTTTTTTGAAGGAATGGACCGTCAGGACACAGATCAGGGCGGTCGCCCGCCTGTGGGGACTAGTTTCCGAAGGCTTTCAGGTCGAGTGCCATGGCGCCCAGATGCTCCGGAAGGGGCTGGCCCGGATAAAGCGCCCGGAACCAGATGACGCTCAGCGCATCTGCGAGGTCTTCATCACTCGGACAAGTTTTGCTGAGGAACTCGACCAGGCCTTCATCCGGATAGATTGCGATCCGGCGAACCAGTTCATCCATCATTGCGCCCAAGGCAAAGGCGGCAAAAAGAGCCGCTTCGTATTCGATCGCGCCTTCGGGATGATTGCGGACCACGCTGCGGGCGATCTTTTCGTGCCAGACCCGATTGTTGGCGTGCGCGACACGGCCGAACTCTGCATCCTCGTCGCTTAGCTGCAGAACGCACCGCATCAGGCCCGCATTCGCGCGCATGATACCGAGCCAGTGCAGATTGGCCGTTCGGATGGATTGGAAAGGCGACCGTGTCTCGCCGGCGGGCACATCGACCGTCTGCATGCCTTCCAGGAATTCCTGCAGCACGCTCAGCGTGATTTCCTTCTTGTCCTTGAAATAAATGTAGAAAGAGCCGTCAGAAGTTTCGGCCTGCTCGGTAATGTCGACAATGCGCATGGCGTGATAGCCAACGGATTCGAGCACCTGGGCTGCAGCCAGTTTCAGGCGTTCACGCGTCCTGTCGCCTTTGCGCTTGGGCGGCGATTTCTTCAGTCTTGTGTCCAGCTGTGCCGTAAAACGCTTGTCCTGGACCTTTACCGCATCCGCTTTTGCCAATTCAGCTTCTCCCGCTGCCAGTGGCAGACCCTGCCGGAGACCGGCACAAATCTGACGCCATGTTCATTATCTTGCGCAACCTCTACCCCAACACGTCATTTCTTCAAGGCATGGTCGTTGGATGCGTCCTGCGGACAAGGCCTATCGCGGGTTGAGGCTGAAGGCCGGCTGGGTCTCGCGCATCGCGCGAACGGCATCCAGCATCTGTCTTTTTTCAGACTCCAGCGCCGCTTCCAGCCTGTCCCGGATCCGGTCCGCTTGCGCCGTCTTGTAGCGGGTCAGGGAAGCTGAGGGCAGGGAAAGGAGTTTCTCAAGCAGTCGGTCCAGCGCTGCGTCGATCTCATCGGCTGGCGTGAGCCGAGGAGCGATCCGGTCGTGGACAAGGGCGTCTGCATTCACATCCTCGCCGGTCCAGACGATTTCGCGTGCGCGGGCCGGGCCGCACGCTTCCTCCAGCAACCAGGTCACGCCGCCGCTCGCATAGAGACCGTGCCCGGCTTCCGGAAAGCGCATCCGGCTCGTCTCGCTCCACAGCGTGAAATCCGCATTGAGCGGCCAGGCGCCACCGGCGCCAATCGCCCAGCCCTGGGTCACACAGACCACAGGCTTGTGCCCCAGCATGATCTGACGGGTCACATTCTGGAACCGTTCGACAATGGCCACGGCTTCGGCCGGTTCAGGAGGTGCTTCGCTCAGTTCGCGCAGGTCTTCCCCGGCGCAGAAATCTCGGCCGGCCCCGCGGAGCACGATGACGTCCACGCCATCTTCTGCGAGCGCCCGGTCGAGACTCCGTTCGAGGGTCTGCAACATCTGCCGGCTGATGGCATTGCGAACGTCAGGACGGTTGAGCGTGATCCGCGCAACCCGTCCTGAACGCGCATACAGGACATCGCTCATGGCGCCGCTGCAGTCCCAATATCCGTGGCAGCCCGTTCGCGCAATGTGACCTTGTCGACCTTGCCGATCGGCAGCAGGGGCAATTCGCGGACAAGGAAAAAGCGCTTGGGGATTTTGTAATTGGCGAGGTTTTCCCGGCAATGCGCCTCAAGGGCTTCAGCCGTCAGGTCTCCATTCACCAGCACATAAGCGATGCCCACTTCCTGCCAGACAGGATCGCTAATGCCGATGACGGCGGCAATATCGACCTGCGGATGGCTTTCAATGACGTTCTCCACTTCGCGTGGGTACACATTGTAGCCGCCGGATTTGTACATCTCCTTGGAGCGCCCGACGATGGAATAGGTGCCATCGGGGTTGCGCTGGCCGAGGTCGCCGGTCGAGAGCCAGCCGTCGGCGCTCAGTGTTTCGGCCGTCGGCCCCGGCCGGTTCCAGTAGCCGAGCATGTTGTAAGCCGACCGGGCCTGGATCTCTCCGGTGACTCCGATGTCCGTGATCACGTCCGCGCCATTGGCGAGGCGGACATCGACGCCCGGCATCGGCCAGCCAACGGTTCCGGACAGGACCTCCTTGTTCCGGCTGGGCGGCACGATCGTCATGGCGCCGCAGCTTTCGGTCATGCCGTAATTGGTGGCCAGCGGCGCGCCATGCTCCAAAAGCCGGTCGAGCAGGTCCGCCGGCATCGGCGCGCCTTCCCAGACGATCAGCTTCACGGCGGAGAGGTCGGTTTCCGGGAAGGCCTCATCGGCGTACTGCAGCTGGAACACGCTGGGCACAGAGGCCCAGAGCGTGACGGCTTCCTGTTCCATCAGCTCCAGGGACCGGCGCGGCGAGAAGTTCTCGAGGAAGACGATGGTGCCACCGGCGACCAGGGTGGGCGTCGATACGTCCACGACACAGCCGATATGATTGACCGGGAAATAGTTGAGCATGCGCAGGGGGACGACCGGCCAGACCCGGTTCTGCTCCAGGCTGAACTCGACAATGCCCTGATGATGAAGCAGCGCGCCTTTCGGCCGGCCGGTGGAGCCGGACGTATACACGATCATGCAGGCATCGCGCCCGCCGCAGGCTTCGCGCGCCGCGGCAAGGCTTGCCTGCGGAACATGCATGCCCTGGGTCAGAAAGGCGTCGAGGCCGATGGCAC
Proteins encoded in this region:
- a CDS encoding TonB-dependent receptor encodes the protein MKKLIWTSTIAMLAAGQLAIAQEIGTDSAEPVEQTRSLQKVVITARKQQETSLEAPLSVTAFTSDSLINDGIGDPDALALRTPGMTYGNFGDTKLSPTSLRGVIGGAGSAGADPAVAYYLDEVFLGQGVGAAVDLFDLERVEVLRGPQGTLFGRNAIGGAVSYTTARPTQDFEARLEAEAGNYDYYRIGAVISGPIVKDTVAGRLAVQTTERGGLSDNVVLGQEVNTESAWSARGQLLFNLGPDTDWLLTADYKEIDQEPLVFETLNYLEGTTFVSVLDAFSIERNADPFDRKVYADQPPVETAEIWGASSTFTTTLGGVDITNITSYREHDYFNRTDTDRSALSWLYDGDPETAQRFSNEFRLNWSSGDLDWILGTYYYDQEASNLSFIEIGSDLAGLLGAPEAAGGRSGSDAHMDTRSIAAFASMTWNVSEKLDLTLGARYTDEEKKINYTQSDAFDLLGGDFAVTGSDSWGEITPTANVRYRFTPDTIGYVTVSSGFKSGGYNDALGDADGISFDPETLWNYEAGLKGELFDGQMQASLAVFYMDWTDIQITTDNPNTPLYDPQISNAGAAHSTGVELELLSRVTDHLTVGLNAALQEAEFDEGILPDGTPLNKIPYAPDYTFNLNADYEAPLTQSLDWFVGGSVLARGESYLTQDNQADGRVDSYALFNLDAGITASDGSWRLSVWGENLGDEDVKQRLFDLSGTDVIGQKFVILGDPQTYGVRLVVHY
- a CDS encoding TetR/AcrR family transcriptional regulator, which codes for MAKADAVKVQDKRFTAQLDTRLKKSPPKRKGDRTRERLKLAAAQVLESVGYHAMRIVDITEQAETSDGSFYIYFKDKKEITLSVLQEFLEGMQTVDVPAGETRSPFQSIRTANLHWLGIMRANAGLMRCVLQLSDEDAEFGRVAHANNRVWHEKIARSVVRNHPEGAIEYEAALFAAFALGAMMDELVRRIAIYPDEGLVEFLSKTCPSDEDLADALSVIWFRALYPGQPLPEHLGAMALDLKAFGN
- a CDS encoding enoyl-CoA hydratase/isomerase family protein; protein product: MSDVLYARSGRVARITLNRPDVRNAISRQMLQTLERSLDRALAEDGVDVIVLRGAGRDFCAGEDLRELSEAPPEPAEAVAIVERFQNVTRQIMLGHKPVVCVTQGWAIGAGGAWPLNADFTLWSETSRMRFPEAGHGLYASGGVTWLLEEACGPARAREIVWTGEDVNADALVHDRIAPRLTPADEIDAALDRLLEKLLSLPSASLTRYKTAQADRIRDRLEAALESEKRQMLDAVRAMRETQPAFSLNPR
- a CDS encoding class I adenylate-forming enzyme family protein; amino-acid sequence: MPLSAPEGFDLPPAFPRISDFVGHYAAQTPDTPAMVLEGQHVSYRQFHDKVEALARALLSAGVRKGDRVATLCTPSPDYFVCFLATASIGGIWVGLNPRYQLNELTYVTEDSQPVLLLARSQIEGRDYTPELVSLAGSTPSIRQTIILDEGTGGIPPGAIGLDAFLTQGMHVPQASLAAAREACGGRDACMIVYTSGSTGRPKGALLHHQGIVEFSLEQNRVWPVVPLRMLNYFPVNHIGCVVDVSTPTLVAGGTIVFLENFSPRRSLELMEQEAVTLWASVPSVFQLQYADEAFPETDLSAVKLIVWEGAPMPADLLDRLLEHGAPLATNYGMTESCGAMTIVPPSRNKEVLSGTVGWPMPGVDVRLANGADVITDIGVTGEIQARSAYNMLGYWNRPGPTAETLSADGWLSTGDLGQRNPDGTYSIVGRSKEMYKSGGYNVYPREVENVIESHPQVDIAAVIGISDPVWQEVGIAYVLVNGDLTAEALEAHCRENLANYKIPKRFFLVRELPLLPIGKVDKVTLRERAATDIGTAAAP